The DNA segment CTCTTTGGGAGGATATGGTGTTTTCACCTCTGACAACTTCtccctttattttcttttttttttttttaataactccAGATAAGTGCCCGTTTAAAAATTTTAGGCATATTTACTCATATTTATCATTATTAATAACTTTTGAGTGAGTAAACCTTAAATCTATCATTGTGGTGTTTTCTCTCATTCAATAAAGCTATTATGTGTTTTTGTAATAAGAATAGTTTGTTTTTTTAGATAAGAGTACCCTATGAGGTGCAAAGGCTTCATTTGATAGGAGATTTAAATTTGGAGGTTTTCTAACAAGTTATAAAAAGATTATAAAATCGAAGAGCGGAGTACACAGTCCGGTTATTGGCCAATCTATATGCTCTATCAACACTATCAAATTTTTCAAattctttatattattttttatatgaatgattaatttcatttatgcaaaataataatatattgaatattatatatatatatatatatttttttttttttaactttatgtctaattaataaaatattttttatttccaTGAAAAAAAAATGTGGTGAACTTTAATTAAGGAGGAAATTACCAAAGACTAATTAAGGTAGCTACCTAATGTCATATACTTTATGGATTAAGTAAAGAGACATACCTGTTATCATGGATTGAATAAGCAAAGAGGACCAAGTAAGACTATATATAATATGTcgcaggttcttctgtatatataATTTATGTTCTGTATGTATAATTCTGTATATTCTTTATGGTTTAAATAAGTAAAGAGACATACCTGTTATCATGGATTGAATAAGTAAAGAGGACCAAGTAAGACTATATATAATATGTCCCAGGTTCTTCTGGATTAGGTGTAATTAGAGATTTAATTATATGTGTTTTGTTACAAAAATGCAAACATTTTTTTAATCTTCTGTTGAACTGTCAACATTGTGATCAGTTGTCAATATAATTCAGGGACCTTGAATTATTGATAAGACAAAAATCAGTAAAAATACAATGCAAATGCATGGCGGCCCTAATCTTAAGAGACCCAACAAAATTTGTTTTTGATAAAATAAACTTCACCCCCAAAAATATTTTATTGGTGAAAAATTATTCAGatattagagaaaataaaatctgCCAATATAAATATGAAGGATCTCTTGATTTTGAAAATCTCAGTTATGaataattatcattaaattatTATCTTATAAAAGTAAGAGTACCTAATCATTCATGTAATGTAAATAGAAAGCAATGGGCGGGTGAGTTCAATACTAATATTTGTTAAAATAGTCAGCTCAAGTTATCTTATCCATTTCAGGAATCCAACTGCTCTTCAATTCTTTGCATTTATGTATTTGACATCGATAATGGATATTCTAAGCAGGATTATATTCTCCTtttcaattatataattaaaataattaaataaaatttaattaatgataaatttaattaaaatattatatatattttaagattgCTCGAATTGCTGGACAATGAAATGTATATGTGTTAGGTGGGTAGTGACAGACATGGAAATTTAATTTAGGAAAATCTAATTAAAATATgtgatttataaaaataataaaaataaaaaaatataagttaACAGAGAAAAAGTTAATAAActgttataaataaattatagtgataaaaataaatacctttttttaacaaaattaatttgctaaaaattaaatggaattgttgtaaattcaaaaataaaatgaatatttaatatctaattaaattataatttgtaaaaaaaatataaataaaataaatataagttAACAGTGGAAAAATTAACTATctgttataaataaattatagtgATAAAATAAacatcttaattttttaaataaaattaatttgctaaaaattaaatgaaattttataaatttaaaaataaaatgaatatttaatattataaattactcaacttaaaatatattaatgaCTTACGATTAAAAAAAACCTTATCCAGTTTATTTAAAAtctactttttttaaaaaaaatattaaaaaattattttaaccaTTCTAATTGTAAATTTGTTTTATTACACTTACATATATCTAATGGATTTATCTATAAATTATAAATACGAATACATATATTTTAGCACATTTAATTGTAATAATTTAGGATACAATGCATAcatgatattttaataaaaaattatatttattacatTTGCGAAATAATATATGTATATgtcatatttatatttaaatataacatatatataattatttaaatataaaatatattaactatgtaaatataaaatctaaaaaataatgaattaatttgtttaatcttaaaaatataaagattaaattattGGTTTCGTCAAAATGACAATAATTAAATTGTTTCAATTGAAATTTAGGTTAGCAGTATATTAAAAATAAGGACTATTTTCTTGATGGATTAAAAATAGGACTAACttgtttgattttaaaaatatagaaaccAAATTATATATTTCACGAAGTATCAAAGATGAAATTATAGATTATTTtaggaaaaaaattaatttttgaaaaattaccaCTACACTCCTGCAAACTTTTAAAATCTCAGAGACTCGATGCCCGCTGTTGGTGGGTTTCCTAATTATCTGAAGATAGAAAGTGCAGTTTGCAGGCCATAGCTTTCAAAATGTAAACCAACATAGAAAGACAACAAAAGCCAATTCAAATCCTGGAAATAAGGTATTGAATTCGAGGGACATCACTTTAAGTAATCAAAGTCCTTACCATTCGACTTTATGTGCTTGATTATAATCTTAAGGATATCTTAATCCAACTATCACTATTAATTAATAGTAAATTACTTTGACTCATCCAATCCAATTAATTAAATCCACGATAgcatatgaaattttctttttaattaattcaagGATCCTTAATCCAAGTACGTTTCTATTATCACATAAGCTACAACGATTAATTTTTTGtgccaaaattaaattaatttactttaatCGAGTGGTTGTATAATATATTATCAAATTTTTTTAACCAAAGTTTTATTGAATTTTAGTTGCCCATTTTATTAACTAATTTTTCACGCACAATAATTAAGGATAATGTGGACAATTTTGAGCTTTTAAATACCAAAATGGGCagttcaaaaaagaaaaaaaaaaaaaaaatatatatatatatatatatatatatatatgtgtgtgtgtgtgtgtgtgtgtgtgtgtgtgtgtgtgtgtgtgtgtgtgtgtgtgtgtttttatCTTATAATGGAAAAAGTTGTACAAATCCTTATACCCTCTCTCGCCCTTGAAGCAAAAACAGGggtgaaaaaagaaaattaattaactcTAGGAGGTGAAAATGAAGAACTTCATCACAACTCTCAGAAGCTTGAAAGAGTTGAATCAGTCCAATTTGATATTGGAAATTAATTCAAAAGGAGGGATGATTTAATGATTAAATGTATGCATGTACAATTGTAGAAGAATTGGTCATTGGTGAAATAAAAAAAAGGTAACCATTAACGACTACCTGGCAACCTTTCACATTAGAGAATTTTGAGAGACTTTCATCCATAAATACTCATCTATTCATGCAAGATTTTTCACATCTTCCCCTCAACGACTAAAGGCTAAAGAAAGTAGTCATATAATGAAGAGCTTTCATTTCCTTGTCTTATTGTCTCTGGCATTGGCTCTCTCTTTTGCCTCTGCCTTTGACCCTAGCCCTCTCCAGGACTTCTGTGTTGCCATACCTGAACCTAAGAATGCTGGTATATATAAGCTTGCTTTCAGTTTTTCGGCTTTCTTTCATGTTTCTGTCATAGCATTATCCTATAAATATCAGTATTTCCTGTATAGAAATCTTTTTCTCATTTTGTTATATGCATGTTCAATGGTTACTGACAATTACTTTGATATATTAATGCAGTGTTTGTCAATGGGAAGTTCTGCAAGAACCCAAACCTTACTGTAGCTGAAGATTTCTTTTTTCCGGGACTCAATGTTCCTGGAAATACAGGAAATCGAGTTGGATCCAATGTCACCCTCGTGAATGTTGATAAACTATTTGGACTTAATACTCTTGGTATTTCTCTCGCTCGGTTAGACTTTGCACCCAATGGTGGCTTAAATCCTCCTCACACCCATCCTCGTGCCACAGAGATCCTTGTAGTCGTGGAAGGCACCCTTTATGTTGGCTTTGTGACATCCAACCCTAATCGCCTTTTCACTAAAGTCTTATACCCAGGAGATGTTTTTgtatttccaattggtctcattcaCTTCCAGTTTAATATTGCAAAGACCAATGCAGTTGCCTTTGCTGGTCTAAGCAGCCAAAACCCAGGTGTCATCACGATAGCAAATGCAATCTTCGGGCCTAATCCACCCATTAATCCTGATGTTCTCGCTAAGGCCTTCCAATTGGACAACGATGCAGTGGTAAAACTTCAGAAACTGTTTGCCAATGCATAAAACAACCATTTAAATTAAGTCAGTGCTGCTCACTGTTTAAGAAAGTTTAGTTATGTTCGATGCAGTGTCTCCAATAATTGAGCAAGCGTATCCTAATCAAATAAAATGATGTAATTTCTTGGTGTCGCTTATTCTAATGACATAAAGAGATGTGTTCTTGTTCTGCCTTtcctatatgtatatatatatatgttgatttATTTTGGTTGCAGTATTGCATTTTTATTCATTTACTTCTCTAAGGGAAGGAGATCTGAAATCAACTCAAATAATGCATTATCATTAcactaattattattttaactgttattaacaaaaatataattacacTAGTTTGCTTCACTGATTCTCTAGTCTTACGGATTGGTCAGTCCCATGTGTTAAGTAGCTAATTTATGTATTGTAATAAGTaactataattataataataataataataattattattattattattattatagttaactaattaaaaatattagacatattttaataattttataaatttctcatttaataatttttaaaattttaattattttatttaattataaaaatttaagaattatatatatattaaaattaataaaataatttaaaattatgttaTGAAAATAGTCACAGGTAATTAAATACTTTgctttctctctccctcttttacgtatttaataatttttaatttattttaatattattttatttttatttatcttattttagtattcatttaataaagatatattttttattatatattgaatgctatataaaatgaattgtggaaaaatgaaatgaaataaaaatttattttcatagttatgataaacaataaatttatattaatatttaattttcattatttttttgatattttttatggtatattaataaataattaatatcattaatttagttaatattaatcatgttatgttatattattttatcatgttatgttatattattttattattatttagaaaaattaattaatgatgcaATTTCTATAAactatgattaagttattaatttcctaattatgtatatgtaagttacaaattatataattattatattttaatattataataaagagttattattattattattattattattattattattattattattattattattattattattattattattattattattattattattacaaatgtCTAGAAAAGCTTAATTTATTAGAGATAGAAAAAACTAAgagttaatcatattaatttattaattatactcaaTGATCACACATATACTAATTTATGTATATTCAATGTTCGCTTTCTGATGAAGAGATtgttcaaattttataaaataaattcaagaaGAGATAAGATTTTAAAATGGTCACATTTATAGCAAGtagcaatttttaattaaatttattgataataaattttctatattttttaaacagttgtaataaataattattatataattttatttttaaataggattattaattattttgatcttccatatatatatatatatatatataatagagtGGTGTTCTCAAGGAGATAAAAAAGTGCATATATGCATATGCATATCcagcttaattaaaaaaaaaattaagatgaaCTAAAAATGGAAATTTTCAAaggtatatataatttattttatatataatctaCAATATTAAATAATCACAAAAAATGGTCATTGTCTGGTCCAACACCACATTGAAGGGTTGAACTACCAAATTCATATTAGGTTTGATTTGGATCGTCTTGAAGCAGGTAAACCACTAAAATCACTTCTTTCAAATTTATAAGAaccagaaaataaaatattttccgtTATATACCAACTACATGTTAAAACTTGAACCAGTCTAATAAAATGGAATTGAAACTTCAATTGACAAACAGTGATAATTAAATATGTGATAATTTGTAGTCGTTTCCTTGCAGCTTTAGGATTGAAAACTACAAtaatttataacaatttaatttttatatttagatTAACTATCATTTGTGattgaataataattttttttactataattaatGACTATATTAACATATTAATATctcaataattacttaattttccATTAAAATAGATGGATTAAATTATCATTTTTTCATACATtaagatttaaattgaaaattattattataatatcctCATTAACGAATTCACAAATAATAATTAGAGATGTAAAATGATTCAGATTAAAAGATTTAGATTGTTTAAGTTGcaagttatttatttattcaaatttgaattgggtttattttttttattgtgaaTTGATTTAAATTATCTATTAAATTATAATACAGAAAAGATTTCATATCAGAAAAGatttcatataaaaaaaaaagtttattcaaaggatgtgattttttttttttaatcaaaatgaTGCCATATAATTATTAACATTAGTTAGTCTATTTACATCATTAATGGTCGTATATCCCTTTCTTATTTTCCACTCAAtttatatttaacattattaaacattttaaatttaaattttatagactttttattttgatttaatttgataactttaatcaacatattatttaaaaatttagattaaattaaaattctcttaaaattagaaatttaaaaagACTAGAAAAATAGTAATTGCACAAATTTATAGAAAAAAACAAGGAGTTTGAATTCAATTTCGGAGTTTTTCAAACCCCAAACCGAGCCCACCTCCAAAGATTAAGCTAACCTTGATAATAGGTCATGTTTGTAATTTGTTTTTCTGAAGTCGAAATTAACAGAACTGATATAATAAAAtattccatttaattttataattttttaaataattgtttTTCAGTTGATCAAATAtgacatatttatttatttaaaaaatcaatttgattaagaaaataagcagacgtagtaaaaaaaaaaaatgaagttgaAATTAAGCTTCTAGAGAGAGGAGGGACtttgtctctttttttttttttagaaatctCTTTTCCTCCTcaatttctttatattttttctttctttcttctctccTTCCTCCCT comes from the Hevea brasiliensis isolate MT/VB/25A 57/8 chromosome 5, ASM3005281v1, whole genome shotgun sequence genome and includes:
- the LOC110670504 gene encoding germin-like protein subfamily 1 member 13 — protein: MKSFHFLVLLSLALALSFASAFDPSPLQDFCVAIPEPKNAVFVNGKFCKNPNLTVAEDFFFPGLNVPGNTGNRVGSNVTLVNVDKLFGLNTLGISLARLDFAPNGGLNPPHTHPRATEILVVVEGTLYVGFVTSNPNRLFTKVLYPGDVFVFPIGLIHFQFNIAKTNAVAFAGLSSQNPGVITIANAIFGPNPPINPDVLAKAFQLDNDAVVKLQKLFANA